One window from the genome of Natronomonas pharaonis DSM 2160 encodes:
- the hemC gene encoding hydroxymethylbilane synthase has protein sequence MTETIRLATRGSDLALRQAQRVADALDSRRRTVELVEVETTGDAVRDELIHRLGKTGAFVRSLDEKVIDGDVDAAVHSMKDMPTEFPDELVVAGVPERASPGDVLVTPDGDTLDSLPDGATVGTSSLRRKAQLLAARPDLDVQPLRGNVDTRVQKLLAPSLQAEHERRLEAEDDEGEAEDEDGDDADRYDRPPEEWFDDLAEIERQALGREIETRFDGIVLAEAGLQRTGLLAQVETERLPETFVPAAGQGALAVTACDGDVGQTLQNELDHPRTRVETTVERTILGTLGGGCVAPVGIHAVVRGEYVQASVRVLSQDGTEEIEATRDLPIERHPEAAREFADELADRGAADLIQRARRDA, from the coding sequence ATGACAGAGACGATTCGGCTGGCGACTCGGGGCTCCGACCTCGCGCTGCGACAGGCCCAGCGGGTTGCCGACGCCCTCGATAGCCGCCGTCGGACGGTAGAACTCGTGGAAGTCGAGACCACGGGCGACGCCGTTCGCGACGAGCTCATCCACCGGCTCGGCAAGACCGGTGCCTTCGTTCGAAGCCTCGACGAGAAAGTTATCGACGGCGATGTAGACGCCGCCGTCCACTCGATGAAGGATATGCCGACCGAGTTTCCCGACGAACTCGTCGTGGCCGGGGTCCCCGAACGTGCCTCTCCGGGCGATGTACTCGTGACGCCCGACGGCGACACGCTCGATTCGCTGCCGGATGGGGCGACCGTCGGCACGTCGAGTCTGCGCCGGAAAGCCCAGTTGCTTGCTGCCCGCCCGGACCTCGATGTGCAGCCGCTCCGCGGCAATGTCGACACGCGCGTACAGAAGCTTCTGGCCCCGTCGCTGCAGGCCGAACACGAGCGACGGCTCGAAGCCGAAGACGACGAAGGCGAGGCTGAAGACGAAGACGGGGACGACGCCGACCGCTACGACCGACCCCCCGAAGAGTGGTTTGACGACCTCGCCGAAATCGAACGGCAGGCGCTCGGTCGGGAAATCGAAACCCGGTTCGACGGCATCGTTCTCGCCGAGGCGGGACTGCAGCGGACGGGACTGCTTGCGCAGGTCGAAACCGAACGGCTCCCGGAGACGTTCGTGCCCGCTGCCGGACAGGGTGCGCTCGCGGTGACGGCCTGCGACGGTGATGTCGGACAGACACTCCAGAACGAACTTGACCATCCACGGACCCGCGTCGAAACGACCGTTGAACGAACGATTCTCGGGACGCTCGGCGGTGGCTGTGTCGCGCCGGTTGGGATTCACGCCGTCGTCCGCGGTGAGTACGTACAGGCCTCAGTCCGGGTCCTCTCACAGGACGGTACCGAGGAAATCGAGGCGACTCGCGACCTGCCCATCGAACGACACCCCGAAGCAGCACGTGAGTTCGCCGACGAACTCGCCGACCGGGGCGCAGCGGACCTCATCCAGCGCGCTCGGAGGGACGCATGA
- the cobA gene encoding uroporphyrinogen-III C-methyltransferase, with amino-acid sequence MTGMVYLVGSGPGDPELLTVKARRLIDEADVVLHDKLPGPEILESIPEEKREDVGKRAGGEWTPQEYTNRRLVELAEDGQTVVRLKGGDPFVFGRGGEEAEHLAANDIPFEYVPGVTSAIAGAGVAGIPVTHRDHTSSVSFVTGHEDPTKDESAIGWTALANTGGTLVVLMGVGKLPLYTDELLAAGMDSDTPVALVERATWPDQRVATGTLDTIVDVRDEADIEPPAITVIGDVAATRARVREFLVSGHEDAGTEDEDR; translated from the coding sequence ATGACCGGCATGGTCTATCTCGTCGGGAGCGGCCCCGGCGACCCGGAGCTACTGACGGTGAAAGCCCGTCGGCTCATCGACGAGGCCGATGTCGTTCTCCATGACAAGCTCCCCGGCCCGGAGATTCTCGAATCCATCCCCGAAGAGAAACGCGAGGATGTCGGCAAGCGAGCCGGCGGCGAGTGGACGCCACAGGAGTACACCAACCGCCGGCTGGTCGAGCTCGCCGAGGACGGACAGACCGTCGTTCGACTCAAGGGCGGTGACCCCTTCGTCTTCGGCCGCGGGGGCGAGGAGGCCGAACATCTGGCTGCCAACGACATCCCGTTCGAGTACGTGCCGGGTGTCACAAGCGCTATCGCGGGTGCCGGCGTCGCCGGCATCCCGGTAACCCACCGTGACCACACGTCATCGGTGTCGTTTGTCACCGGGCATGAAGACCCGACGAAGGACGAATCGGCCATCGGCTGGACGGCGCTTGCCAACACCGGCGGCACCCTCGTCGTCCTGATGGGCGTCGGTAAACTGCCTCTGTACACCGACGAGCTGCTCGCTGCTGGTATGGACTCTGACACCCCTGTCGCGCTCGTCGAACGGGCGACGTGGCCCGACCAGCGGGTCGCAACCGGAACGCTCGATACTATCGTTGATGTCCGCGACGAGGCCGACATCGAGCCGCCGGCAATCACTGTCATCGGCGATGTCGCTGCAACACGAGCGCGTGTCCGTGAGTTTCTGGTGTCAGGCCACGAAGACGCTGGCACGGAGGACGAGGACCGATGA
- a CDS encoding uroporphyrinogen-III synthase codes for MTSRVAFFRPDDERAVEAAVTVSELGAEPLSDPMLEVEPTGRTPRDDAAYTILTSKTGAELVADTGWQPGGELVAIGTATAGALEAAGFDVDRLPEEFSSSGIVSELEADAPGTRIEVARSDHGSDVLTDGLVDAGGYVHETVLYRLVRPDGAGDSAVAAADGDLAGACFTSPLTVEYFLEAAADRGCRDAALEGLNTAVVGAIGDPTREAAAEHGIEVDVVPGTAEFAALAEAVVDQL; via the coding sequence ATGACAAGTCGCGTCGCGTTCTTCCGTCCTGACGACGAGCGTGCTGTTGAGGCGGCAGTTACTGTCTCCGAACTCGGCGCGGAGCCGCTTTCGGACCCGATGCTCGAAGTCGAGCCGACCGGACGAACGCCGCGTGACGACGCAGCATATACGATTCTCACGAGCAAGACCGGGGCTGAACTGGTCGCTGACACGGGCTGGCAGCCGGGGGGCGAACTCGTCGCCATCGGGACAGCCACTGCCGGTGCGCTGGAGGCCGCCGGGTTCGATGTCGACCGGCTTCCCGAGGAGTTTTCCTCTTCGGGGATTGTCTCGGAACTCGAAGCCGACGCCCCCGGCACGCGAATCGAGGTCGCACGCTCGGACCACGGCTCGGATGTTCTCACCGACGGCCTCGTCGACGCCGGCGGCTACGTCCACGAGACAGTGCTGTACCGGCTCGTTCGCCCCGACGGCGCGGGCGATTCAGCGGTCGCTGCCGCTGACGGCGACCTCGCGGGCGCGTGTTTCACGTCCCCGCTTACGGTCGAGTACTTCCTCGAAGCCGCCGCCGACCGTGGCTGCCGGGATGCGGCGCTCGAAGGACTGAATACGGCGGTCGTCGGCGCTATCGGCGACCCGACACGCGAGGCCGCCGCCGAGCACGGCATCGAGGTTGATGTCGTCCCCGGAACGGCCGAGTTTGCGGCGCTTGCGGAAGCCGTCGTCGACCAACTCTAG
- a CDS encoding histidine phosphatase family protein → MTRIVAVRHGETDWNRNGRMQGWAPVPLNETGHEQAAAAASWLSDTYDIDRVIASDLHRTEQTAERILDATEPADVRFDPGWRERDLGVYQGLTYQDIESRFPEFGLGETAYEATLALPEGGESLRDMADRVTGQFETVRDRYAGETVLVVTHGGPLHVLLGYARDLSLPAALKNHHLDNCAVTEFRVAGREVEVVRENDTRWR, encoded by the coding sequence GTGACCCGAATCGTCGCCGTCCGGCACGGCGAAACCGACTGGAACCGCAACGGGCGGATGCAGGGCTGGGCTCCGGTCCCGCTCAACGAAACCGGCCACGAGCAGGCGGCCGCCGCCGCGTCGTGGCTCAGCGACACCTACGATATCGACCGTGTCATCGCCTCAGACCTCCATCGGACGGAACAGACAGCAGAGCGAATCCTCGATGCGACAGAGCCGGCCGACGTCCGATTCGACCCGGGCTGGCGGGAGCGAGACCTCGGCGTGTATCAAGGACTCACCTACCAAGACATCGAATCGAGGTTCCCGGAATTCGGCCTCGGCGAAACCGCCTACGAGGCGACGCTGGCGCTGCCCGAAGGCGGTGAGTCGCTGCGCGACATGGCCGACAGGGTAACAGGGCAATTCGAAACCGTCCGCGACCGGTATGCCGGCGAGACGGTACTCGTCGTCACACACGGTGGGCCGCTGCATGTGCTGTTGGGCTACGCCAGAGACCTGTCGCTGCCGGCTGCGCTGAAAAATCACCATCTCGACAACTGCGCAGTAACCGAGTTCCGGGTCGCCGGCAGGGAGGTCGAAGTCGTCCGCGAAAACGACACTCGGTGGCGCTAG
- a CDS encoding CDP-alcohol phosphatidyltransferase family protein has translation MDALPVSDAPVIRPRFVALGAFGAGVPVLAALRVSVLWAAIAVAVWLCILGYAWHLLGVTRRSERAPWVRLGVANAVTLFRGWLLALLAGAAVVSAPPMGLVTSLFVLAVSLDAVDGAIARRTHETTLGARLDAAMDALAVLVGSVVAVSVGALPWWYLVAGGVWYAYAGSLSLRKRAGRPVFSLPESRLRPAIGVSQFLIIGVALAPVAVLSVPDVVVAIALGALCVSFARDWAAATGRLGECQEQRDR, from the coding sequence ATGGACGCGCTTCCGGTGTCCGACGCCCCTGTCATCCGCCCTCGGTTTGTTGCCCTCGGCGCGTTCGGTGCCGGCGTTCCCGTGCTGGCTGCGCTTCGGGTGTCGGTTCTGTGGGCCGCCATCGCTGTCGCCGTTTGGCTCTGCATTCTCGGATACGCGTGGCATCTCCTCGGGGTTACGCGCCGCTCTGAACGGGCTCCGTGGGTGCGACTCGGAGTCGCAAACGCGGTAACGCTCTTCCGCGGGTGGTTGCTCGCACTTTTGGCGGGCGCTGCGGTCGTTTCGGCACCGCCGATGGGCCTTGTGACCAGTCTCTTTGTCCTTGCCGTGTCGTTGGATGCGGTCGACGGCGCGATTGCGAGACGGACGCACGAGACGACGCTTGGAGCACGGTTGGACGCCGCGATGGACGCGCTTGCCGTCCTCGTCGGCAGCGTCGTCGCCGTCTCTGTCGGTGCGTTGCCGTGGTGGTACCTGGTTGCCGGGGGCGTCTGGTACGCGTACGCCGGGTCCCTGTCGCTCCGCAAGCGGGCCGGCCGTCCCGTCTTCAGCCTCCCGGAGAGCCGTCTTCGACCAGCCATCGGGGTCAGCCAGTTTCTCATCATCGGCGTGGCGCTTGCTCCCGTTGCCGTGCTCTCTGTGCCGGATGTGGTCGTAGCCATCGCCCTTGGGGCATTGTGTGTGAGTTTCGCCCGTGATTGGGCGGCCGCGACCGGCCGACTCGGCGAGTGTCAGGAGCAACGAGACCGGTGA
- a CDS encoding ParB N-terminal domain-containing protein — protein sequence MTENTPWKRLRGVAALSVQRAGAPLRQRVPFGLLRRGHRLLRRAAPRHWTSADPFSVVAVDPSRITHSILETAPKHPQWGRTVGGRWDVDTAPFADRPVAVAVRQHVDEGVPWAETELRTAFRRQLDRFGTAWGHTSMDGFETRCRTVRRLYESIRDDGYRRQEELPGGVPVLDEINVDIGRNGELLWRGYGQHRLAIAKTLHLDAVPVFVHRRHREWERKRRRGDVAATHPDAGHRSRCS from the coding sequence ATGACCGAAAACACGCCGTGGAAACGACTCCGTGGGGTCGCCGCGCTGTCGGTACAGCGCGCCGGAGCGCCACTCCGACAGCGTGTTCCGTTCGGTCTATTACGGCGTGGACACCGACTGCTGCGGCGGGCCGCTCCCCGGCACTGGACCAGTGCCGACCCGTTCAGTGTCGTCGCTGTCGACCCGAGCCGGATTACCCACAGCATTCTGGAGACAGCACCAAAACATCCGCAATGGGGGCGCACAGTGGGCGGGCGGTGGGACGTAGATACGGCACCGTTCGCCGACCGACCGGTGGCCGTGGCGGTCCGGCAACACGTCGATGAAGGCGTTCCGTGGGCGGAAACCGAGCTCCGAACCGCGTTCCGCCGCCAGCTCGACCGGTTCGGAACCGCTTGGGGACACACCTCAATGGACGGTTTCGAGACGCGGTGTCGGACCGTGAGACGGCTCTACGAGTCGATACGCGACGACGGCTACCGGCGGCAGGAGGAGCTTCCCGGAGGGGTGCCGGTACTCGACGAAATCAACGTCGACATCGGCCGGAACGGAGAGCTGCTGTGGCGTGGGTACGGACAACACCGGCTGGCGATAGCAAAGACGCTGCATCTCGACGCGGTGCCGGTGTTCGTTCACCGACGCCACCGTGAGTGGGAGCGGAAGCGTCGGAGAGGAGACGTTGCGGCGACCCATCCCGACGCCGGTCACCGGTCTCGTTGCTCCTGA
- a CDS encoding DUF7475 family protein, with protein MTRNASGEAGQLTPLHWVGIGAALVTAGVHFFLGAQDLDGLFGISFLFAGIGFLAGIAAIVVGWRRRLVYLLGVPFTAGQIVLWLALNQPIPPISAPEAVDKVAQVVLVAVLVVLLYREGLPGR; from the coding sequence ATGACACGGAATGCAAGCGGGGAGGCGGGGCAGTTAACGCCGCTCCACTGGGTCGGCATCGGTGCGGCACTCGTGACCGCCGGGGTGCATTTCTTCCTCGGCGCGCAGGACCTCGACGGTCTCTTCGGCATTTCGTTTCTATTCGCCGGCATCGGGTTTCTCGCCGGTATCGCAGCCATTGTCGTCGGCTGGCGGCGACGGCTCGTGTACCTCTTGGGAGTGCCGTTTACCGCCGGGCAGATTGTGCTGTGGCTCGCGCTGAATCAACCGATTCCACCTATTTCGGCCCCCGAAGCCGTCGACAAGGTGGCCCAAGTGGTCCTTGTCGCCGTGCTTGTCGTGCTGCTGTACCGCGAGGGACTCCCGGGACGGTGA